The following proteins are co-located in the Pseudanabaena sp. BC1403 genome:
- a CDS encoding ABC transporter permease, translated as MSSRLKALFYYITARLLLAPIMLWAIATVVFLLMRATPGDPIDAILGPRAPEEVKVALREQVGLTGSIFSQYWEYIQDLSRFNLGKSISTREQTVWQIIKNFFPATAELAMYALIVALVVGLTVGIIAALRPNTKWDVGGRLFGIITYSLPLFWVGMILQLVFSVQLGWLPIGTRFPASAEPPVQIFGLYTIDALIKGDWQSLWTSIQYLILPAASLGIVISGIFERIVRVNLRQTLLSDYVEAAKARGINSTAILFNHALKNAMIPVITILGLTLASMLGGAVLTEVTFSWPGLANRLFEAISGRDYPVVQGIVVFFAIIVTIASILVDIVNAWIDPRIRY; from the coding sequence ATGTCTAGTCGCCTTAAAGCCCTGTTTTATTACATTACAGCACGGTTGTTACTTGCACCGATCATGTTGTGGGCGATCGCTACCGTCGTATTCCTGTTAATGCGAGCGACCCCTGGAGATCCCATCGATGCGATTTTAGGACCACGCGCTCCTGAGGAGGTTAAGGTTGCCTTGCGCGAACAAGTGGGGCTAACTGGATCTATATTTTCGCAATATTGGGAATATATACAGGATTTGTCCCGTTTTAATCTTGGTAAATCGATTAGTACCCGCGAGCAAACTGTTTGGCAAATCATTAAAAACTTTTTCCCAGCTACTGCTGAACTGGCGATGTATGCTCTGATTGTGGCTTTGGTGGTTGGATTAACAGTAGGCATCATTGCGGCTCTACGCCCCAACACTAAATGGGATGTAGGTGGCAGATTATTTGGGATTATTACCTACTCATTGCCACTGTTTTGGGTGGGAATGATCTTGCAATTAGTATTTTCGGTGCAGTTGGGATGGCTGCCAATAGGAACACGTTTTCCTGCCAGTGCGGAGCCGCCTGTACAGATATTTGGGCTATATACGATTGATGCTTTGATTAAGGGCGATTGGCAAAGTCTTTGGACTAGTATCCAATATTTGATTTTGCCTGCGGCAAGTTTAGGCATCGTGATTAGTGGCATTTTTGAGCGGATCGTGCGGGTGAATTTGCGCCAAACTTTGCTGTCGGACTATGTGGAAGCGGCTAAAGCCAGAGGAATTAATTCCACAGCAATCTTGTTTAATCATGCGCTGAAAAATGCGATGATCCCCGTAATTACAATTTTGGGTTTGACATTAGCGTCGATGTTAGGTGGCGCAGTGCTGACTGAAGTTACTTTTTCTTGGCCAGGGTTGGCAAATCGATTGTTTGAGGCGATCTCAGGGCGCGATTATCCAGTGGTTCAGGGAATAGTCGTATTTTTTGCGATCATCGTCACGATCGCGAGTATTCTCGTAGACATTGTTAATGCTTGGATTGATCCAAGGATTCGTTATTAA